A DNA window from Ostrea edulis chromosome 5, xbOstEdul1.1, whole genome shotgun sequence contains the following coding sequences:
- the LOC125648836 gene encoding uncharacterized protein LOC125648836 has protein sequence MAALFLFAILIAAVHAHKNYTVTEEVWFDIEIKDHDGVGEDYRGRFVVALFGDKCPMTTMNFQSITKGYKRGSKNLQYKRSLIHRIVPDFIIQMGDITVGDGTGGESIYGPTFVDENFELSHKARGYVSMANHGTDTNGSQFFILLNRARWLDGKHVLFGKVIRGMDVIQTIGEVPTDSRTAVPKKTVKIIDCGVVGIEKKYELTEEQATSDSDL, from the exons ATGGCAGCTCTGTTTCTCTTCGCCATCCTCATCGCGGCTGTACACGCCCACAAAAACTACACGGTGACAGAAGAGGTGTGGTTTGACATAGAAATTAAGGACCACGATGGTGTCGGTGAAGACTACAGAGGGAGATTTGTCGTGGCGTTGTTTGGTGACAAGTGCCCGATGACGACAATGAATTTCCAGTCAATCACCAAAGGATACAAAAGAGGCTCC AAAAACCTACAATACAAGCGATCGCTCATCCACAGAATTGTACCAGATTTCATCATTCAGATGGGAGACATCACAGTAGGAGATGGAACCGGAG GCGAAAGTATCTACGGACCGACATTCGTTGATGAAAACTTCGAGTTGAGCCACAAAGCCCGTGGATATGTGTCCATGGCCAACCACGGAACAGATACAAACGGCTCGCAGTTCTTCATCCTTCTGAACAGAGCTAGATGGTTGGACGGCAAACATGTTCTCTTTGGAAAAGTTATCAGGGGAATG GACGTTATACAGACAATTGGCGAGGTGCCCACAGACAGCCGGACAGCAGTGCCCAAGAAAACAGTCAAAATCATCGACTGTGGTGTTGTAGGAATTGAAAAGAAATACGAACTGACAGAAGAGCAGGCCACATCTGACTCCGATTTGTAA
- the LOC125648840 gene encoding calmodulin-like — MADSLSEEQISEFREAFSLFDKDGDGTITGKELATVMKSLGHSPSESELQGMISEVDVDGNGTIDFPEFLTMMSKKMKDSDNEEEIREAFRAFDKDGNGFISPAELRNAMTNLGEKLTDQELEEMMREADIDGDGQVNYEEFVKMMSSK; from the exons ATG GCCGACTCATTATCAGAAGAGCAAATTTCAG AATTCAGAGAGGCGTTTTCGTTGTTTGATAAGGATGGCGACGGCACGATCACTGGCAAGGAACTGGCAACCGTCATGAAATCTCTAGGTCACAGCCCTTCTGAGAGCGAGTTACAGGGTATGATCAGTGAAGTGGATGTGGATG GAAATGGAACAATAGATTTTCCTGAATTCTTAACCATGATGTCAAAAAAGATGAAAGATTCTGACAATGAAGAGGAAATTCGGGAAGCTTTCCGTGCGTTCGACAAGGACGGAAATGGTTTCATCAGTCCAGCGGAATTGCGCAATGCGATGACAAATCTTGGAGAAAAACTAACAGATCAAGAGTTAGAAGAAATGATGCGAGAGGCAGACATCGACGGCGACGGTCAAGTTAACtatgaag aATTTGTGAAAATGATGTCTTCAAAGTAA
- the LOC125648831 gene encoding growth hormone secretagogue receptor type 1-like: protein MKNDVLLRRFDNESFHNDSVMTTPSPPVYRPPPSLQDILNTYWEYRFADAFGIYVFPIVIMLGTIGNILSFLVLCRHTMRTTSTFIYMQATAVVDLAALYINAFRKWLTILNDGKDITTQSKTACIIMHFLSYFTYDYSVWLVVAMTVERFIAIHFPLKAAQMATTSRARKVTLLLFFIFVAINSLMFWTVTIDDRGFCIPEEEYEHFHDKVMPWLDATIYSFVPFVVLLTFNIMIIYDNRKATLRRRSMRSQNQRRNRTDSRQQFHQRLTAMLLSVSFSFLVCTSPKVIFMSIRDSAFQFTVDGKVNYHGYASYLMASRISDFFVYLNHSINFFLYSIHGQRFRRELKNVLCCARGGLRRISTISQSLDGIVHSRATSDTTLGSHHSRNDNSVVNPNPAYNQSENYI, encoded by the coding sequence ATGAAGAATGATGTTTTACTGAGGCGCTTTGACAATGAAAGTTTCCACAATGATTCTGTGATGACCACACCATCTCCACCAGTTTATCGCCCCCCACCAAGTCTACAGGACATACTGAATACGTACTGGGAATATCGATTTGCAGATGCTTTTGGCATATATGTGTTCCCCATCGTTATTATGCTGGGAACCATTGGAAATATTCTGAGTTTTCTTGTTCTGTGCAGACATACCATGAGGACAACCTCCACCTTCATTTACATGCAGGCTACTGCCGTGGTGGACCTGGCTGCACTATATATCAATGCCTTCAGAAAATGGTTAACCATTCTTAATGACGGTAAAGACATAACTACCCAAAGTAAAACAGCCTGCATCATCATGCATTTTCTTTCCTACTTTACATACGATTATTCTGTCTGGTTGGTTGTTGCAATGACAGTGGAAAGGTTCATTGCAATTCATTTCCCACTTAAAGCAGCACAAATGGCCACTACGTCAAGAGCTAGAAAGGTAACATTACTgctctttttcatttttgttgccATCAATAGCCTCATGTTCTGGACCGTTACTATTGACGATCGCGGATTCTGCATCCCCGAGGAAGAATATGAACACTTTCATGACAAAGTAATGCCATGGCTGGATGCCACCATTTATTCCTTCGTTCCTTTTGTGGTGTTGCTAACATTCAACATCATGATTATCTATGACAACAGAAAAGCCACTCTTAGACGGCGCTCCATGCGAAGTCAGAACCAAAGGAGAAACAGAACAGATTCAAGACAGCAATTTCATCAAAGACTAACAGCCATGTTACTTtctgtttcattttcatttctagTGTGCACGAGCCCCAAAGTTATTTTCATGTCCATCAGAGACAGTGCTTTCCAATTCACAGTTGATGGAAAAGTGAATTATCATGGTTATGCATCGTATTTAATGGCTTCTCGCATATCTGACTTTTTTGTGTATTTGAATCATTCCATCAACTTTTTCCTGTACAGCATTCATGGGCAGAGATTCAGGAGAGAACTGAAGAATGTATTATGTTGTGCTAGAGGTGGTTTAAGAAGAATCAGCACAATTTCTCAGAGCCTGGACGGAATTGTACACAGCCGTGCTACCAGTGACACAACACTAGGTAGCCATCACTCCAGGAATGATAATAGTGTCGTCAATCCCAATCCTGCTTATAACCAATCAGAAAATtacatttga